A section of the Mangifera indica cultivar Alphonso chromosome 12, CATAS_Mindica_2.1, whole genome shotgun sequence genome encodes:
- the LOC123192568 gene encoding transcription repressor OFP5-like, which translates to MKWGRKKESKSSSSSFLISHVFPISWLSKLRRKSRDVEPKPGKEKRGDAKWNSTFVSSKTCRGGGRFYGGEGDDFWRLSFGEEGVEGKSRSVLSSVWYNSHDELDVLPSTWQSSGSKATTLMGKEEIQMFENLSLSSRKIRESSRDLEIFPQMDACKSEVHEAIFKKPKVKTEKKLKRMNPGVSRSSIETEEKSRKSVEKDNLELQREKQHRLSLRISKNFNLKAEEGCEFAARSSEWEELKQMKIKEVKSKNDSQRKSLYISRELQGKRTKQSGKVKVSSPRIKALEDMKKAKLKMRKGKEKTMEGGTGLESFAVVKTSFDPQKDFRDSMKEMIMEKKINQPEELEELLACYLTLNSDEYHDLIIKVFRQVWYDMMTRASFDNEIQKEMDFHN; encoded by the coding sequence ATGAAGTggggaagaaagaaagaaagtaaatCCAGCTCCTCTTCTTTTTTGATCTCCCATGTCTTTCCCATTTCATGGCTTTCTAAGCTGAGGCGAAAGAGTAGAGACGTGGAACCAAAGCCTGGTAAAGAGAAGCGCGGTGATGCCAAGTGGAATTCAACCTTTGTAAGTTCGAAAACATGTAGAGGAGGAGGTAGATTCTATGGTGGAGAAGGTGATGATTTCTGGAGATTATCGTTTGGCGAAGAGGGTGTTGAGGGGAAGAGCAGGAGTGTTTTAAGCTCGGTTTGGTATAATTCTCATGATGAGTTGGACGTTCTACCTTCGACTTGGCAGAGTTCTGGATCAAAAGCTACAACATTAATGGGAAAAGAAGAGATTCAGATGTTtgagaatttgagtttgagttcaaggAAGATTAGAGAGTCTTCAAGAGACCTGGAGATCTTTCCTCAGATGGACGCATGCAAAAGTGAAGTACATGAAGCAATTTTCAAGAAACCAAAGGTGAAAACTGAAAAGAAGTTGAAGAGAATGAATCCAGGAGTTTCAAGAAGTTCAATTGAAACAGAGgagaaatcaagaaaatcaGTTGAAAAAGACAACTTGGAATTGCAGAGAGAGAAACAGCATCGTCTGTCATTGAGAATTTCGAAgaactttaatttaaaagctGAAGAAGGTTGTGAATTTGCAGCACGGAGTTCAGAGTGGGAAGAATTGAAACAGATGAAGATCAAAGAGGTAAAGTCCAAGAATGATAGCCAGAGGAAATCATTGTACATAAGCAGAGAATTACAGGGAAAAAGAACAAAGCAGAGTGGCAAGGTGAAAGTTTCCTCTCCAAGAATAAAGGCGCTTGAAGACATGAAGAAGGCCAAACTGAAGATgagaaagggaaaagagaaaacaatgGAGGGAGGAACAGGCCTAGAGAGCTTTGCTGTGGTGAAAACCTCATTTGATCCACAAAAAGACTTTCGAGACTCGATGAAGGAGATGATCATGGAGAAGAAGATCAACCAGCCTGAAGAACTCGAAGAGCTCTTGGCCTGCTATCTAACGTTGAATTCCGATGAATACCATGATCTCATCATCAAGGTTTTCCGGCAGGTATGGTATGACATGATGACCCGGGCTAGCTTTGACAATGAAATACAGAAGGAAATGGACTTCCATAATTAG
- the LOC123230295 gene encoding heat stress transcription factor A-4c-like, whose product MDDTQGSSNSLPPFLAKTYDMVDDLSTNSIVSWSPSNRSFVVWNPPEFARDLLPRFFKHNNFSSFIRQLNTYGFRKVDPEQWEFANEDFVRGQPHLMKNIHRRKPVHSHSLQNVQSQGNPLTELERQSLKEEIERLKNDKELLILELQSHEQEWQGFELQMQLLKERFQHMEQRQKRMLSSVARALQKPAIASNLVSQLETHDRKRRLPRIGYFYNEDNIGDNPLGTSQTVARDNGESAHALSSNTEQFEHLESSLTFWEDIVHDFDETTVQLNSSLDLDESTSCADSPAILNADVRPKSPGIDMNSEPVVAAASDPGRSREPAAVTTAPVATGVNDVFWEQFLTENPGSTETQEVQSERRDSEGRKNENKPVDPGRFWWNVRNVNSLAEQMGHLTPAERT is encoded by the exons ATGGATGACACACAAGGCAGTTCAAATTCGCTTCCTCCTTTCCTTGCGAAAACATATGATATGGTAGACGATCTTTCGACAAATTCGATTGTGTCCTGGAGTCCATCTAACAGAAGCTTTGTTGTGTGGAATCCGCCAGAATTTGCAAGGGATCTGCTACCAAGATTCTTTAAGCATAATAACTTCTCAAGTTTTATCAGACAGCTCAATACATAT GGTTTCAGAAAAGTTGATCCTGAGCAATGGGAATTTGCAAATGAGGATTTTGTAAGGGGTCAACCACATCTTATGAAGAATATCCACAGACGAAAGCCAGTTCATAGTCATTCTCTTCAGAATGTACAAAGCCAAGGAAATCCATTAACCGAACTAGAAAGGCAGAGCTTAAAGGAAgagattgaaagattaaaaaatgataaagaattaCTCATTTTGGAGCTACAGAGTCATGAGCAGGAGTGGCAAGGGTTTGAATTGCAAATGCAGCTTTTGAAGGAGCGTTTTCAGCATATGGAACAGAGACAGAAGAGGATGTTGTCTTCTGTGGCTCGAGCCTTGCAGAAACCAGCCATTGCCTCAAATCTTGTGTCACAATTGGAAACTCATGATAGAAAGAGAAGACTTCCAAGAATAGGTTACTTCTACAATGAGGACAACATTGGAGACAATCCGCTGGGGACTTCCCAAACTGTAGCTAGAGATAATGGTGAGAGTGCTCATGCTTTATCATCAAATACAGAACAGTTTGAGCATTTGGAATCCTCCTTGACCTTTTGGGAGGATATTGTGcatgattttgatgaaactaCCGTTCAACTTAATTCAAGCCTAGACTTGGATGAATCTACAAGTTGTGCTGATAGTCCAGCCATATTGAATGCTGATGTTAGGCCAAAATCTCCGGGAATTGACATGAACTCTGAGCCTGTTGTGGCAGCTGCTTCTGATCCTGGTAGGTCAAGGGAACCAGCTGCTGTGACCACTGCTCCTGTGGCAACTGGAGTCAATGACGTATTTTGGGAACAGTTTTTGACAGAGAATCCTGGTTCTACTGAAACCCAGGAAGTTCAGTCAGAAAGAAGGGATTCTGAGGGCAGAAAGAATGAAAACAAACCTGTTGATCCTGGCAGATTTTGGTGGAATGTGAGAAATGTAAATAGTCTTGCAGAACAGATGGGGCATCTAACACCTGCAGAGAGAACGTGA